A genomic stretch from Neodiprion fabricii isolate iyNeoFabr1 chromosome 3, iyNeoFabr1.1, whole genome shotgun sequence includes:
- the LOC124177728 gene encoding LOW QUALITY PROTEIN: 52 kDa repressor of the inhibitor of the protein kinase-like (The sequence of the model RefSeq protein was modified relative to this genomic sequence to represent the inferred CDS: substituted 1 base at 1 genomic stop codon): MAFRGSSDKLYTPNNGKFLGLVQSLGEFDPVMEEHLKLATTGGISDHYCVNRWKILSDHVELYSLKKLSDTRWEAKINSVKSVRYQICEIHDALLALANLTEKTDHTTSHEASTLAEQLKDFSFIVSLVVWYEILFQINVVSKSLQSKDIDLGKSAEMLGNCCNFFEEYRETGFKKALFTASDLAKALQTKPEFAPAKRLRRIRRQDGEMATDEPIESPEKKFEVGFFNKLLDVGLMSLKERFQQLKDYSQTWSFVHNIKIIPEKNQLALLCANLQQKLTVGSNSDIDGDALCDELISLQPFLPDDNIACINVLNFIRXRNNQELYPNVWIAFRIFATIPVTVASGERSFSELKLIKTYLRSTTSQSRLSNLATLSIENEIAEQLDFSSLIRVFADKKARKVEFY; encoded by the exons ATGGCCTTCAGAGGTAGCTCAGACAAACTGTACACACCAAACAATGGCAAGTTCTTGGGATTGGTACAATCGTTGGGTGAATTCGATCCTGTTATGGAGGAGCATTTGAAGCTGGCAACAACAGGCGGCATTTCTGATCACTATTGTG TGAATCGGTGGAAAATACTTAGTGATCACGTGGAGCTCTACAGTTTGAAAAAGCTAAGCGATACGCGTTGGGAAGCCAAAATAAATAGCGTAAAATCTGTTCGTTATCAAATTTGCGAAATTCATGATGCTTTACTGGCATTGGCTAACTTAACAGAAAAAACCGATCACACCACCTCACATGAGGCAAGCACATTAGCAGAGCAACTGAAAGATTTCAGTTTCATTGTGTCTTTGGTGGTTTGGTACGAAATTCTGTTTCAAATAAACGTTGTTAGCAAATCACTGCAGTCCAAAGATATCGATCTCGGTAAATCTGCAGAAATGCTCGgtaattgttgtaatttcttCGAAGAATACCGAGAAACCGGATTCAAAAAAGCTTTATTCACTGCGAGCGATCTCGCAAAAGCGCTTCAAACCAAACCAGAGTTTGCACCTGCGAAACGTTTACGACGTATAAGACGTCAGGATGGTGAAATGGCTACGGATGAGCCGATTGAATCTCcagagaaaaaattcgaagTGGGATTCTTCAACAAGTTGCTGGACGTCGGTTTAATGTCATTAAAAGAAAGATTTCAGCAATTGAAAGACTATTCGCAAACGTGGTCATTTGTACACAACATTAAAATAATtccggaaaaaaatcaactcgcACTATTATGTGCCAATCTTCAGCAAAAACTCACTGTTGGTTCTAATTCCGATATCGACGGAGACGCACTTTGTGACGAGCTCATTAGTTTGCAACCTTTTCTCCCAGATGACAATATTGCGTGTATAAATGTTCTCAACTTTATACGATAGCGGAATAATCAAGAACTTTATCCAAATGTATGGATTGCATTCCGGATTTTTGCAACGATTCCGGTTACAGTTGCAAGTGGAGAACGCAGTTTTTCTGAactaaaattaataaaaacgtATCTCCGATCAACAACCTCTCAATCGAGACTCTCTAACCTGGCTACTCTgtcgattgaaaatgaaatcgcTGAACAATtggatttttctagtttaaTTCGTGTATTTGCTGACAAAAAGGCCCGAAAAGTAGAATTTTACTAA